One stretch of Segatella copri DNA includes these proteins:
- a CDS encoding phosphoribosyltransferase has protein sequence MNYEYRYLMEYLPKRYSATMKQENDREVIYDFKNGYCSLSLMNTIVECIKEMKNEIGGYNWRVCFIPASTHHKTACRYQKLAAFIEKETGIACDYHTILPILDQESGHITGKKTNPAENFNIKTSDVAGKNIILIDDIITRGMTFMQTTDKLIRNGANMVRGLFLAKTINPDWVRHSA, from the coding sequence ATGAATTACGAATATCGCTACCTCATGGAATACCTCCCAAAGAGATACTCCGCAACAATGAAACAAGAGAATGACAGAGAAGTTATCTACGACTTCAAAAACGGCTACTGCAGCCTTAGCTTGATGAACACAATCGTAGAATGCATCAAGGAAATGAAAAACGAAATAGGTGGCTACAACTGGAGAGTATGCTTCATACCAGCATCCACACACCACAAGACAGCTTGCCGCTACCAAAAGCTCGCAGCCTTCATCGAGAAGGAAACAGGAATTGCCTGCGACTACCATACCATCCTGCCAATCCTGGACCAGGAATCAGGCCACATCACAGGCAAGAAGACAAACCCGGCAGAGAACTTCAACATCAAGACAAGCGACGTTGCCGGCAAAAACATCATCCTCATAGATGACATCATCACAAGAGGCATGACATTCATGCAGACAACCGATAAGCTCATCAGAAATGGTGCGAACATGGTAAGAGGACTCTTCCTCGCCAAAACAATCAATCCAGACTGGGTAAGACATTCAGCATAG